A window of Branchiostoma floridae strain S238N-H82 chromosome 9, Bfl_VNyyK, whole genome shotgun sequence genomic DNA:
TCCAAAAGTCCCTTTTCTCCTGTTTTCAAACACATTTTCACTCCACACATTCATTGTCCATGTTCCTTACATTCTGTATGTTTGAAACTCTCTGAGCATCAAGCAGTTCACCTCTCTAAAGCTCCTGTCTTGTCTCTGTTTTTTCCCCTCTAGCTAAACCTAGAGCTTCCTTCCAGCAGATGATGGACCAGTTGTCCCAGGGGGAGGCCAAGTGCCAGGCCATGAATGGCAAACTCAATGGTTTCCACCTTATTTTTACCTCTCATCTTCCCTAGGCTTACTACCCTGTTTCTGTAATGCACGTATTCCTTACAAGATCACCTCGTGGTTGCTGGCTTCTATAAAACACACACAGCTGCAATTCAGTATGATCAGGGGTGGATAAGCATTTGCGCAAGTTTTATGAAAAACGCATGCAAAATCGTATGATTATGAATCtcatcaaaatgtacaaatcatTAATCTGTTTGTATATGAAATTTTTTATTATCATGACTTATGGATGTTATCAAAATACTAGAGTACAGAAACATCTATGCAGAATCATTGATTGAATGTATCTTATCAAAATGCATAATGCCAAAAGTATGGAATGTTATCAAAACGCACAAatcactagtacatgtatatggaaacaTAAAAATCTTACTGAAATGTACAAATCTCTGTCGTAAACAAACTCGAAAGGATTTTCTAAAATCTGTGCGAATGCTTAGTCACTTCGGATAAAACTTAGCTTGTATACTGCCTTGTAGTACTACCTTGTTCCAAGACAATATTTAGATGCATTATAATATTTACGACTGTCCAACTGCAGGCTTCGTCAGAATTCTCCAACTCAGAATTCAAATGACCACTTCCCTACTAGTACATGCATGATGTACTATGCCACAGCCAGAAAGTGTAAATACATGCTGTAGTGATGATCTAAGACTATAGATACGTAGCATTAGTTGTACTACagtttgtagtagtagtagtcagtgttctcaccaggattttttcacagcgtcaggGCAGGggttcgggggccgccgaaggcccccggcggggtccaggggcagagccccggtggggggccccaggggggcgaagccccccggaagctcttgcattttaggctattcagaaggcttattgtatcagtttttaggggcatatctacgataattgtagcagtttgacataacgatactttgagtcaaagcatcaaagacaactaaaaactcataaacaacaaactttactcagctcaacagtactcataaatattgtccggtttgccaccaactttttctagataaacaactttgacagtctctgtttccatcatattttttttcatcgtaaacagaacaaaacacgcagaaacatGTGCTCGGCACGGGGAATCCCCGGCCGACTTTCAAGTTCGCGATCGGCGGACGAATAATGCGTTCACATACGAGGTGTcggacgtaaaaacaacaagaatacctttgcttccttttgatatgagttttgggcccgcaaaatctccaaaacggcagaaattttcggggtaaaatacggtaaaatttgctctaaaaatggcggtcgttgctgttgtttatcctaaaccaatgagatcgctagcttcccctgacgtcacagagacgcatcagatctcgcgagaattttttgcgagattttacgatgttttcgccgccattaccgctagctgcctgcatgcacgcacgatgttttcgtcatttctcaacgcaaatttctcgatctttggaaggttttagatgatttacaagtatactgcaacataaaagggaatgtatacaagtgctatttttgtgcaagtccaagaagcgtttcttgccgttccgattttaaccggacttgaaccgaaactttttacaagttttgtgccggttctctgtttacagtacagaacgcacgccgcgcaaggggcggtcctgggtgggggctgcgagatagcggtacgcggggtgctataaaacacctcccttcgagctgaaacttcctgaaacagcggaggcgcgtgcttggcacgtgctttcgcatttttactacggtatttttccagttttcccccatttttttgccgctacgctgggtgaaaatacagcgtagcgggctttttacagcgtcatttttccagcccacagcgtatcggcccgctatgctgaaaaggcctggtgagaacactgcagtagtagtagtaagcTTGTCCTGTCTTCTGTATCATCAGTGATATGTAGTTGTTAGtcagtagttgtagtagtagatGTAGTAGTAGCTAACTGTCCTATCTTCTGTCCTGTGCTGCATGTATATTTGTAGACACACAGAGTGAGCTGTGGAGAGCCTATCTTCCACTGCATGCAGGAAGTGATGCCGACACGCATGCCACTATCATCCCTGGTACTGTCTAGCACAAATATCCAACACACTTGCACATTCAGTAGACAATATACAATCTTGAACAGTTGCTTCTTGACTTTTAGGGTCACATTACTAAATGGGAACCACTTGGGAAGTACATGGAAAGGAAAAGAGGAATggaacacaaaaacacacaaaacctACAAAAATTGTCATTAAAACtctacaaaagaaatataatgaAGACCAGAAAGAACTGTTCTTCATATTTTTACTTGTTTGTGCAAGTGAAcgttggtacatacatgtacatgcatgttggATTGATGTgatcttttcttttgtttggcAAACCTAACCTATGCCTTCATATGGTCCGGTACTCAGGTAGGTTTATACTGTTGTGTCTCTTCTTGCTCAGTCAAGAATCATGATAAAATCTACTTAAGTTATAATAAGTTGTATGACAATAAGTGCTGTGATCATGAGTCGCTGCTGTTGCTTGCCTTTTCAGCTTAGAATCATTGTCTGCTTGGGTTAATGCATGGGATTTCAACTTTTCTCCCCACATGCTATTCTGACTGTCTGACCCCTTCAAATTTAATTTGTGAGTCTCTTTCCAGCTCGATGTTGGCTTTTTCCATCCATTTTGCCACATTGAATTtggaaataaagtttaaaaatcAAAACGAGACTGTGATGTGTATCACTGTCAATATTTTCAAGTTTCCGTTTAATCCGTACACAAAGAAGCAATCTCACCAACAAGATTTCGATCAGTTTCCTGACCGTTCTTGTCAGTTGATATAATCCGAAAGCCTATGTGagtatgcagggctcgaaattcatttttgggattaagtgcactggtgcacccagcttaaaaaattgggtgcaccaaaaaatgtttgggtgcaccacttaaatttcagtagaatgtcaaaaaaaactaataacaaaacttagttacaagctatcaaattcttaaacaaattagtaacatgacatttttatctttctaacacttagatgtcaagaatatgatgtatactagtatacttgatatcttaccatacataaacctaagaaaatatttgggtgcaccctgtgcacccactgaaaaaaattgggtgcacagttccaattttgggtgcacctgggtgcacatgcacccagtatttcgagccctggtatgtCATGTATCCGACCGTTTATTCCAACGCCTTTGTTGTGTATCCTGAATTGAGTTGTGCCATCAGCAAAAACTGAAAAAGGCCTGAccactggcggatccagaacTTTGCTTAGGGGGGTCTGCGGGCACGCAGCGtaagctgcgcggggggagagcacaaGAGGGGGGCCCCCCTctcattgggggggggggtatggggggcctctcccagaaaatttttaagatttagaggctctctggtgcattttagagccatctctgagcaaatttgagaagcGAACCAACACTGATTTTTCGTCCTTTTTGTGGCTGCCAAGTTCATGTTAGGGAATTTTTTTGGCAACTACGACTAAGGACAAATGAAACAAAGGCTAGCTCATCcttgatattcataaatgatgccactctacccaaacaatatcgcaaaattatttgtacctaGCTGCCGATGTGACTTGCGCCGCGAAGCCGCTCGCGCCGCGCCCATATATAAAACGCATAAAAAGTTTGTGGGGTCTGAGCGGCTTGCCGgaaactattttgaaagtatctTACGCAttttaatttgcatatatttcgGATCTTTTTGCTTCCGTAGTGGCAAGCGGTAATCGGGGAGAAATGATGACAAAGACGTCGGCACGATGCGACTATTATTTAAAATGTAGCGGGGAGGGGGGTGCCGGCGCGCGACGCCGATCAAAGTTTCCCACGGCGGGCTCGACCGGTCGCGCCTCTCTAGCCCATGGCGGACGAtagaaattatcatcatcagtttATTACAAATCATAAacttccgctgattttctggagctCTTACAAAATATTCCACGCTATTTCTATATCTTTGAGCGTCGATTTTTGGCTTACAGCGGCCTACCTGTGATTGAAAAATTGATGATGCGTGCCGCGCTCCGTCACCGGGCTTTTTTTCTACTgtaagtttacgtgactcgGGGACGTGCGCTGTCGAACGCAACGTACCGAAATATAAGTTCGAATTTACTAAAGGATACCAGTTAATAAATCTCTTTTGAAGTGAGAGCGGTTTTGTTAAGTTGTTATCGATTTGTTTGTGTCCTCCGCGTAGACCTCCGGTAGCACTGtgttttcatttgattttttttttgcgggCCGAAGGGGGAGGCCCTGCGCGCCTCCCCCTAAATCCGCGCGTGCTgactatatatacatgtatatgtttcagGTCAATTCAATTTGAGAAGGGTCAGTGCACTGACCGTAAACTTGTTGGTAAGAGTTTTTCTTTGCTCATGGAaagaatgtttaaaaaaaatcttcactGTCCTGATGGTCCCAGATGAAGTCCCATGTGAATACATGGCATGTGTTTGTGCAGAGATCGAGAGCCAGCTGGGTGCAGCTGAGCAGCGATGTAACCTGCTGGAGAAACAGCTGGACTACATGAGGAAGATGGTGCAGAATGCTGAGACTGAGAGGAACAGGGCCATGGAGAGGCAGGTCGCACTGGAGAGGGAGAGGGACACCTACACAAGGTGGGTACTGCAGAGCAAAGGCCAAGAAAATTATGTAGGCATGCACCAAGGGTCCATTTTGAATGCCCTCAGCTGCAGTATACTTGTACTACTAAGTTGTAGAGTCCCATCTCTGGGGAAAATGTACGAGCAGGTGAAATCTTTTATTATTATTCAGAGACAGTACAGACTTTGGTAAAAAAATAAGGATTTGGTATAAAAGAAAGATTTTGAGGCTGTAAGAACCCCTAGTTTGAAATGGTTAATCCCTATTTATAAGTATAACCTGTACTTATGTATGCCAtctctttcaaaatggcggTATCATTTTGAAACTAATAAAATTTGCCCACCATTTGACATAAATTTCCATAATTAACCAGAGATGAATCTCAATAAAAAAAGGTCCTCTAGATTCCCATTGCACCATTGATCCATCTTGCTTTTATACGTGTAACTATTAATGAGCATGTCTTATTTCATTTTGGTACATGTGTAAGCCAATCAGCACCTAGATTTCAAATGTCCAATCTggtggacatacatgtacaggccaacacattttttaatgtttagCAAGAGAAAGATGGTTTCTAAGTGTTTTCGGACAGTATTTGCTGGTGCCGGCATGATCACCCAATACCCACAGATCATATGGATCGAGATGAGGTAGAACTTCTGATTCTACCAGAACAGATGATAGTGGAAAGAGCTGCTAACACTGTGTAAATTTCTAGGACTCATGTTTTGATCTGCATAGAACAATGTCATTTGACTGTTTGATTAGAATGACTCTGACCCTActgtacaacttacaagtgtAAAATCTGTGCTAAGTAAGAACTGTTACACCTCCATACTGTACTACTTTCTGTTGTATGTTAACCCATCTTCCCTTCCTCTATATTAGAGATGAGAGAACATCAGTACCAGACTCCTCCCCAGCTCACAGGTGCATGTTACTGACTTCTGTATCTGAACTGTATCTGTTTGGGATTTTTTACCTTCTATTAACAGTATTTATCTTTCTAAAGAACTTCAAGAATACACATCAATATGTAAGTAGTTCTCTGTACCCTCCTTATCCTTATCCTTTTCATTTTGAGATTCCAAGTCCAGTTtcaaacatgtactagtacatatacATTGTTTGGTGTAGGTTGGATTAGTTGTATTTAAGGGGGGTTAAGGAAGCCATTTACGAGCGCATTTATCGTCCATCTCTCAATCGAAAGGGGGGGCTGAGAACTGACCTTTCCAGTGCTTGGAATGatgttttaaagtaaatgatggttttattgatatatagacacttattatcattatatcccttgttagcctttcttattttgctagaatgtatctaagaacctttgtcagttacctttttgtttatttagaacactgtttagaacacctctgtagttacctaccatgtttactttagaacaccttagccgttacctttttatttagaacgtaagaagtattctttattcctcagtgttgtaaacttttatttttatttcactgaagaagaacgacggaggtcgtttgaaacgtctgaagtaaatttgatttatccagaagtagagattcaactttcatcttttcattatattcctggatgtataatcttcacaaacgtaagTGTTACATGTAGTCTCTAAATGTTAGGTCTTCATTATTCATGTCATTTGCCAACCTGAAGATGAACCTTCATGTTAACATGTTGTTGTGTTTAACTCTGATAGACGAGAAGCTCTGGGCAAAGCAGACAAACTTGCCGACCTGGAAAGAGAGCAGCAGAAGTTGGTAGCCATGCAGACATTAGCTGAGGTTTGTAGAATTGTGATATCGGGGAAAtttgtggggtcgtgtggcgtgACTGCAGGTTGTTTGGCCaagaatctagaggtcctgtgACAGTCATACTACCGATCTTGTGGCCATGAGGATATTTATTAGCCTGGGTATTATCCgtatagtagttcgctcctatgttcgcttctgctatctgtctggagacttgcgcattcaaaccgtttggtggtaatgtcagttaatgagcaaatgtaggaatgggttctagagcgttCAATAACAACAGGCCTCCCATGAGCGGGCGGAGGGCTTGTTACACCGGTTCAAACGGTTCATAATTCATTCAAATTCATTcaaacccattccataattcgctcatgtagggaccaatcagcgcttgcgtccaaaatttggaagATTCCAGACGTTTAGATGGTCCATGTttccagacggaaacacagataagctactgtatatagtgtataatattTGTCAGAGCTGGCAGCgactatatatagtatataatgaatgccggagtgaactactttccggatcagggctcgaaattcatttttggcattaggtgcactggtgcacccagcttaaagaattgggtgcaccaaaaaatgtttgggtgcaccactcaaatttaagtaataacctactaataaaacttagttacaagctatcaaattcttaaacaagtaccatgacagacatttttattatctttctaacacttagatctcATCATGTCAACAAtctgatgtatactagtatactttgatatcttaacatacataaacgtaagaaaatatttgggtgcatccacagaaaataattgggtgcacagctctaattttcggtgcacctgggtgcacatgcacccagtatttcgagccctgcggatggtacccaggctagatatTTATTGCTCTTCTCCTTACTGCTTACTTTATGGCTCTTCTCCTATTGCAGAATAAAATCAAGGAGTTACAGGAGAGATTAAAAGAGGAGCAGCACCAGAGAAAGCTGGTACAACAACGAACAAACGAGGTGAGTTCTTAGGTCAGCACAACTCCatgaagatgtgaaagagcaaaaaatgaagaatctattattAGTGTGTTTAGTGATTTgttaaaccttcctgaccaGTTTGATTTCCTAAGACAACTTTTGCTTGgtccaacttttttttattcccatgcatgtcatccatattgaATTAGTATGGCCTAATCATAACCAGGACTGTCTTCAGGACCAGTCAAGACGGAAATTTGCTAGTTTGGaccgaaaataattttaccccatctgtcccaaaatgacacgaaactgttgaaaatatactttcgtaagcttaaaatgacatatctatcaacaacatgggctccaaaacaatgagagggacagaaaaaaaattaagctggagacagccctggttatAACATAAATTTGGCTGGTGTTTGCTCAGTTTTTTTTGGTTGACATGTGACCGCATTGGCATGTGACTGAGTTGTGTGCAGTAGGTAATGCCAGCATGTGCCTGTGCCTGTTCCAGCTGCAAACACAAGCTGAGACTAACAGAATATTGTTAGAGGCTGCTTCTCCACAATCTTCACCCAAacccaagaagaagaaagtgaagaaaaagGTGAGTTACTAAACCCTAGTCTACATTCAATTTGTGATTTTCTTGTGTTGGACCATAAGGCACAAAACTTGTGCCTGCCTGCTCACTCTTTATTTTCTTATCAGTCCAAAAGCCAATCCACCCCTTATAATACATAGTCAGATGTGTGGATGTATCAACTGTCAATATTCATAGACTAAATCTTCAAAATTGACTTTTACTTCTAATCCAAGTAAGTGCTAATCTGTTTTGTGGCAGGAGCTGATGGTTGTTATTCTAAATCTTGCATCACTTTGCAGTGCTGACATGCATGTGCTTATCAGAGAACAGAACAATTCTGTATCCTCACTAACCCTTAGGCTTAAGTTCCAAATCAACAGTTGCAAATATCAGTCCACTGTAAGAGACTTAAGTTTATCACTGGTCCTGTGTTGTACAGAAAGCATCCAAACAACAGTGTTCCAGCAGACCCCGGACCCAGCCAGGCACACACTACAGACTGAACCTCGGGGACATACCATTTGTAGCAGGAAAGGTGAGCATCTCATTAAGTTATTGCAAACAACATAGACAGCAAATGgtatatggtagcgtggtgagattcatggatcaaaagcgacctCTAGCAGTTCATTGAATAACTGCAGCATAATAGTAGCTATTGATTGTGCTTGTATTACAGCGCCAGTTTCTCTAGCCATGGTTGTTTTTTGCGCAAAGGATGATCCATGTGTGTGGAATTTTCCCCCCAATAGACTATTTTGAACCACACAGACTTAATCGTGATACTGATAGAGAAGATTTTGCTCACAAAGGGTTGGCACACTCCATTAACAAAGGAACGCGTTCGAAAGACATTTCCCAAACCTGtaagaaatatacatatattaagTGGATGGGCACGAGTGGAGGAAGGTTGTAATTGACTTGGTTCAGGGAAAGTCGAACACAATTTCTACAGGGTATTATTTGCCGACATTTGTGATGACAAACGTATAGATTAAGTTTGTGAGCAAAATCCCCCCCAATGACGAAAGCAATTTGTGTGGTTTAAACTCGTCTCTTTCTAGCATGTCTAGTTTGTTTTGATGCCATTATTTGTTTGTGCATGTCAGCATGAGCAAATGACAACTTAATCTTTTAAAATGCTTGAATTACAACTGTTTAAATGCTTGAATTACACTTGCTTAACAAGATTGAAAATCTTAGTTCAATTGAAATGATGTGAAACTACTGATACAACTTAATGCCTTCAGCATTAAAAGAAGCCCAACCCAAACCATCCACTGATCATTGCTATTTGTCTGTCCccacccacccccctcccccctgacAACTGCTGTGTGATTTCTGCTTCTCTGACTTGCTGTTTTCCGGCTGGTTTGTCAGTCCACCACCCCTAGTCATTCATTAGGTGCTAATGTACAGCGGGTTATCGCCCTCATGAAACGTCACAATCCCGCACTGTGCAATGACCAGATGGCCAATCGGAAGACAGCGCGGAGGCTGCTGCCGTCGTCAGGGGACTCGTCCACGGCCAGCGCGTCGGAGAGCGAGTTGTCGGACTTGTTGCAGGGACTTCAGGATGAGTTCGGCCAAATGAGCTTGTAAGTTTACTTCTTGTTGGAGTTGAGCTCAAATACCTTGACATGTAGCCTAGCAATTAACTGGTTCTGATCTGGTAACTGGGAgaaatcctgggaagggcatctcagCTGGGGCTGCACTATCTCCCCATTGTGCACTGAGCTTAAAGTGAACATTCAAAcaaacatgatgaaaaaaagACACTATTAGTATTACGCCATTGCACCAGCCAGTTCCTGCAGGGCTCATGTAAAATGTAGGGGATAGGTGGACCCATAGAACGTGTTGATAAAATAACCAAACCAATGTGAAATGGTGTTCGAGCAAGTGCCTCAAGTACAGTAAAGGAGAAGTGCTTGTAATCCCTTactgtacagaaaaaaacagctgccaaggaaacttgctgccgtacatgtacatgtatgtgtcactAGACACTATATTACATCAAGGATCTTAATGTTGCCTGTATTGTGTGTTACAACTCCCAGCGAGCACCAGGACCTGACCCAGCAGATCCGAGAGGCGGAGGACACGTTAGGGAGGGAGGATCTGGAGAGGGAACTGGAGCAGCTGGTCAAGAGGATGGAGGCCAAAGGGGAACAAATCGCAAAACTCAGGAAACACAAGATGCAGGTGGGGAAAACTCAGCTATTTTTCTGCAGGGACTTGATTTTGCACCAGAAGGGTTTTGCCATGTTTTGAAACTTTGTGTTTCAAACAATTATGTCATGAATTTTGCactgaaaaagaaaaaggaaatacCAAATCACAGTGAGCGTATTATATTTACAGGATGCTTTATAAAACTACAGAGTTATTTCTGGATTAACACTTTTCGTTTATGATATGATACTAGTGcataatacaaaacataatgcATTAAAAAGTACTCATGGGGAATATGTAACaatatacttgaatgtaagttcatctgcgacggtaggctttgggtcatttcaacttgataagaatcagaggactgatcgaaagcttgttggtaagcgctttattttgcgtacggatatacatgtatggttctcaaaattgtaacataatgtaacAATATAATATTGTTTTCGCAATAATTGCACAATTACCACaatgatgaaatacatgtatgactatATTTCATGTAACAGCcaaaacattgtatattttgcagGTTTAGGTACAAAGTTTATTACACTTGTTCAGGCATttgaaaaaacgtttttttgtaTCTGTGTATAATAAGATTATCTTTTAAATTTCAATTGTCCTCCagctaaaaaaacacaagcCTAGGCCGCGATCCGCCGACGTGAAGTCCGTCGCCATCCCATTGTCGGAGCAGGCCAGCGAGGTGCAGGTGGTAACCACGGTTACAACGAAAGGCGGCGGCGCGGCCCCCATCAGGGTGGTCCGTAACCCCGGGCAGGTGGAGGTGAAGAGGAGGATGTTGAAGGACATGCAGACGTTACAGACTTCCCTGAGGAGGGACGACCTGTACTGGGACTGCTGATCCCGGGACTGAGATCCTGAATAGTGTCCTGGGAACAAGGGGTgtctaagcatttgcacaaattcTAAGGAAATCGTACagagaactactgtaaatgcattttcatttgcagggatttaattttgctcaagcaggaaaaaggactatatattcgcggtggttttaagttcatggtagcaccatgcactgtagtctcttactaccatggaaaaatgttcgcggtggttttaagtttataaccgcgaacataaaaccactgcgaacatttacatttacagtatttgactcttacaaaattgttcttttttccctaactggggctcagagacttTTTATGGTGATTTCATGTTAATTTTGTGTGTCAAAGCAGCCATCCTCTAtcctgttatcctgcctggcttgcacttATTAAATACAGGTCCAGTACGATACACCAGGGTTTCGGTGTTTTtgacctgtacctaattgattgtaccggtactgtatcggtaTAGTGTACCGTACACAGCTCGACAAACCGGCCAACCATTGCCTGAGTCATAAAACAAAGTGGGATGTTCAAGAAGGTGACGTTGATCTGCGCAATGGCAGACAAACTGAAATAAAGAGTTGCTAACGACCTATTGAATATGTCTATATACTGGTATACGCTTGTTTACTGCTTTCAAGTCAAAGTAAGtaagaaaacatacattttactTTTTCCCAGCTCAGCAGTTGGCCAGCTTAAAAGAGTATGTTTTTCGTCATTGTATGTTTGCATTGTGATTTGTGCATTTTGTCATAAAGTTTGTGCGAATGTTTAGGCAACCCTGGGGAACGAGAAGGGCATTTGGAACATGACATACCGCAAAGGGACATTCTGTAGACAGCAAGCACCTCTTAATAGTGCCCTCTAGTGTTGTTTTTGGTGCTGCACTGGTGTTTATGTACAATCCAGATTTACTAGCAGTACTGAGTGCAGTCCGTGTGAAAATGTAGTCCATACCACAGCAAACTTTACG
This region includes:
- the LOC118422976 gene encoding centrosomal protein of 57 kDa-like isoform X6; translation: MADRFGSPSPYDGSPGRPTTYQPEGASGFDRSPSLASYQEYPPTRPFINYPEYTRSPSKPVSTFPESNSRAVISALKGLQDKIRKLELERTLAEDNLRSLASETQQYKNALQKRDSEEEEERLEVREPTIPLSRHSQEIESQLGAAEQRCNLLEKQLDYMRKMVQNAETERNRAMERQVALERERDTYTRDERTSVPDSSPAHRREALGKADKLADLEREQQKLVAMQTLAENKIKELQERLKEEQHQRKLVQQRTNELQTQAETNRILLEAASPQSSPKPKKKKVKKKKASKQQCSSRPRTQPGTHYRLNLGDIPFVAGKSTTPSHSLGANVQRVIALMKRHNPALCNDQMANRKTARRLLPSSGDSSTASASESELSDLLQGLQDEFGQMSFEHQDLTQQIREAEDTLGREDLERELEQLVKRMEAKGEQIAKLRKHKMQLKKHKPRPRSADVKSVAIPLSEQASEVQVVTTVTTKGGGAAPIRVVRNPGQVEVKRRMLKDMQTLQTSLRRDDLYWDC
- the LOC118422976 gene encoding centrosomal protein of 57 kDa-like isoform X7, whose amino-acid sequence is MADRFGSPSPYDGSPGRPTTYQPEGASGFDRSPSLASYQEYPPTRPFINYPEYTRSPSKPVSTFPESNSRAVISALKGLQDKIRKLELERTLAEDNLRSLASETQQYKNALQKRDSEEEEERLEVREPTIPLSRHSQEIESQLGAAEQRCNLLEKQLDYMRKMVQNAETERNRAMERQVALERERDTYTRREALGKADKLADLEREQQKLVAMQTLAENKIKELQERLKEEQHQRKLVQQRTNELQTQAETNRILLEAASPQSSPKPKKKKVKKKKASKQQCSSRPRTQPGTHYRLNLGDIPFVAGKSTTPSHSLGANVQRVIALMKRHNPALCNDQMANRKTARRLLPSSGDSSTASASESELSDLLQGLQDEFGQMSFEHQDLTQQIREAEDTLGREDLERELEQLVKRMEAKGEQIAKLRKHKMQLKKHKPRPRSADVKSVAIPLSEQASEVQVVTTVTTKGGGAAPIRVVRNPGQVEVKRRMLKDMQTLQTSLRRDDLYWDC